A stretch of Pogoniulus pusillus isolate bPogPus1 chromosome 25, bPogPus1.pri, whole genome shotgun sequence DNA encodes these proteins:
- the EEF1A1 gene encoding elongation factor 1-alpha 1, with protein sequence MGKEKTHINIVVIGHVDSGKSTTTGHLIYKCGGIDKRTIEKFEKEAAEMGKGSFKYAWVLDKLKAERERGITIDISLWKFETSKYYVTIIDAPGHRDFIKNMITGTSQADCAVLIVAAGVGEFEAGISKNGQTREHALLAYTLGVKQLIVGVNKMDSTEPPYSQKRYEEIVKEVSTYIKKIGYNPDTVAFVPISGWNGDNMLEPSSNMPWFKGWKVTRKDGSASGTTLLEALDCILPPTRPTDKPLRLPLQDVYKIGGIGTVPVGRVETGVLKPGMVVTFAPVNVTTEVKSVEMHHEALAEALPGDNVGFNVKNVSVKDVRRGNVAGDSKNDPPMEAAGFTAQVIILNHPGQISAGYAPVLDCHTAHIACKFAELKEKIDRRSGKKLEDGPKFLKSGDAAIVDMIPGKPMCVESFSDYPPLGRFAVRDMRQTVAVGVIKAVDKKAGGAGKVTKSAQKAQKAK encoded by the exons ATGGGAAAGGAGAAGACCCACATCAACATCGTCGTCATCGGCCACGTCGATTCTGGCAAATCCACCACCACCGGCCATCTCATCTACAAATGCGGTGGTATCGACAAGAGGACCATCGAGAAGTTCGagaaggaagctgctgag ATGGGCAAAGGCTCTTTCAAGTATGCCTGGGTCTTGGACAAACTGAAAGCTGAGCGTGAGCGTGGTATTACCATTGATATTTCCCTGTGGAAATTCGAAACAAGCAAATACTACGTCACCATCATTGatgctcctggacacagagaCTTCATCAAGAACATGATTACTGGAACTTCTCAG GCTGATTGCGCTGTCCTGATTGTTGCTGCTGGTGTTGGTGAGTTTGAGGCTGGTATTTCCAAGAATGGGCAGACCCGTGAGCATGCCCTTCTGGCCTACACCCTGGGTGTGAAACAGCTGATTGTTGGTGTCAACAAGATGGATTCCACCGAGCCACCTTACAGCCAGAAGCGATATGAAGAGATTGTCAAAGAAGTCAGCACTTACATCAAGAAAATTGGCTACAACCCAGACACTGTAGCTTTCGTGCCAATTTCTGGTTGGAACGGAGACAACATGTTGGAGCCCAGCTCTAAC ATGCCCTGGTTCAAGGGATGGAAGGTTACCCGGAAAGATGGCAGTGCCAGTGGAACCACCCTCCTTGAAGCTTTGGACTGCATCCTGCCACCAACACGCCCAACTGACAAACCTCTGCGTCTGCCTCTCCAGGATGTCTACAAAATTGGCG GCATTGGTACTGTGCCAGTCGGCCGTGTGGAGACTGGTGTCCTGAAGCCAGGTATGGTGGTTACCTTTGCCCCTGTCAACGTTACAACTGAAGTAAAATCTGTGGAGATGCACCACGAAGCCCTGGCTGAAGCTCTGCCTGGTGATAACGTTGGCTTCAATGTTAAGAATGTGTCTGTGAAAGACGTTCGCCGTGGCAACGTTGCTGGTGACAGCAAGAACGATCCTCCGATGGAGGCTGCTGGCTTCACCGCACAG GTTATCATCCTTAACCACCCTGGCCAGATCAGCGCTGGGTATGCCCCTGTGCTGGATTGCCACACTGCTCACATTGCTTGCAAGTTTGCTGAGCTTAAAGAGAAGATCGATCGTCGTTCTGGCAAGAAGCTGGAGGATGGGCCCAAATTCCTGAAATCTGGAGATGCTGCCATTGTTGATATGATCCCTGGCAAGCCCATGTGTGTTGAGAGCTTCTCCGATTATCCTCCTCTTG GTCGTTTTGCTGTGCGTGACATGAGGCAGACGGTTGCTGTTGGTGTCATCAAGGCAGTTGACAAGAAGGCCGGTGGAGCTGGCAAGGTCACAAAGTCTGCCCAGAAGGCCCAGAAGGCTAAATGA